GAACTTGGTACAAATTCCAGCCAGTCTAGCAAGTGTTTCCGATAAGTCAACCCTTGAAAAAGTGCTCATGAAGTTGAAATACAAGGAATGATCTTCGgttcttttaaaagcaaaaatgtaagaattttgttttttcagtcTGAATAATATCACGCCTGTTCTATAGATTGGCTATCGTTGGCATAATGGTTTCTTTCCCTACTTTGTGGACCCAAGTCCCACTTGAGATCAAAGCCCCCAAACAGATTGGTTGTTCAGTAACCATGTGGATTTTaccccattttatttttttttgaacatacatctaaaggcactggacacctttagtaatcagtattttcacttggtgcatcccaatatatgcataaaataacaaacctgtgacaatttagaCCCATTGCAAAATGTGTGCCATTTGAGGCATACTATAAGtttactattttagtgagagaaaaaaaatccatcTGAAAAACTAAGCTACTTTAATCaaaagctttccattgctcgttaccaatttttttctttgcgctaacaactatttcaagtaatattaccaatagtgtccagcgcatTTAAGCATTGGCTATTTTCTCAATATCTTCACTTTTACAAGTTCTTTCAGGTCTATGGTGTGAGGCACTTTTGTTGATCTCTTGGTTTGATTAGAAGTAAAAATTAGTAGAAATAAAAAAGTGCCCTACCTGTGTGGAAGATGAGATGTCGCTTGTAATCAATCACAGCGATGAAGCGTTTGTTGCAGCCAGGTTTCGGACAAACATATGGGAAGTCATTCTTGTGCCGTTTCTCATGGTACGAACGCGAGCTCCTTCTGCTGAACTGGGCGGGGCAGAAACGACATTGAAGCTTGATCTTACCACCTTGACCAGAGAGGGAAAAACATCAAGCTCTtactagttggtaagacacaaGTCTTGAGTATATATAGTGTGgtgtgggtaaaaccaaaaattaaataatttacgCCCTTAGCAAACTTCCAAACCGCAGAAACGTACCACGAGCGAGAAACACACAATGCCAACTCAGTTTTAATAGCTTATTCACTGTAAACAAATGAATGACATAGCAACTCAAATCCTTGGTGAACATGCAAGCTGGCCGTCTTATTtccttgctaacctgtgaaatatgcttaccCTTCAGTAAATTTCTGCTACAATTATGAACTGGCCCCTTACCTTCCGTATGTGCTTCAATGCGGTGATCTTTCAGTTCAGGGCGTGATTTATACGCTCTCCCGCATATGTCGCACAACTCATTCTTCTCAGTGCTGTGGGTCTTCAAGTGTTCTCGTAGCTTGCCAATTTTCACCCATCGTTTGCCACAGATTTCACACTGAAACGGacgactgtaaaaaaaaattatgcaaacgtgaaaatatgagcaaattttacactgaaatttcttgtttttttatatacatttctTGAAAATTAGACAATCTACAATGAAGTGTGCtgaaaaagaaatatttaactTCCATGCTTTGTAACGCCCAGtaaggttaaagccattggaccctttcggtaaacagtgttgtccaaggcccacactttgtgtaccacaacttctatatcaaataacaaacctgtgaaaatttaggctcaatcggtcatcggagtcgggagaaaacaacgggaaaacccacccttgtttccgcgcgtttcgccgtgtcatgacatgtgcttaaaataaatccgtaattctcgttaacgagaatttatattgttttgctgttttctcaaaaagtaaagcatttcatggaaaaatgtttcaagagaagtctttcaccatcatgaccattgccttctgtaaaccctgtaagttatttgtaaatctgtgaacttttatttttttttctgaaccgaaagggtccaatggctttaacaccaGACAGTACATACTTTAAAATGCCATAACACTGATATAAGAGAGAACTCATTATGTTGGTACACAAGCATTTTTCAATACATTTAATCTTGCTCAAACTGAGTTCAACCatggtttttcaaaactttagAGCAGTCATTCTGGACCCAATTTATGCAAGTTTGGCTAGAGTGCAATGATAGAtaataaatttgcatctggagataaagaatattgacTTTGGTTTTATCatgacatcgatgtgtgttactCTTCTGATatagtactttccccgagttctgtgaaaaaatatcacaggcatattactcgggtgtgattcgaaccccgACCTTTGTAACTCTagtgcagtgtcttaccaacttgaCTCCCGATTAATCTTGGGCGatatcaaattattttattcacgatatatcgccgataatatatcgcgatattcgatataatcgcgattaattaaatttgacatcatcagtcttcaaactcccagtgaaagttgtagaagagacaatcatagcataagagaggtgttataatgacctattcttctggttttactccaaagatgtctcagctaggaaatacattgcgatattgcgatactaaatcgatatcacgatatatcgcgatatatcccgatatatcacgatacatcgcgatatcacgatatttcgattaaaaccaaatcgaaccgatatcgaaatcgtttccaaatcaatatcgcgatattcgataatatcgtgatatcgcccaagcttactcccgatagctagaggcaattcCAATTAAAGTTCATCGTAATGtcttttaatttatgtttacaATCGATTTAAAAACTCTACTACGCAATTTAgagcattttaaaatgatttgaaGCTAAAATCTGCAGCAATTTGCATGTACTGGTCTAATGCACAAGCTTGTGCATGGGGAGAACCCATACTAGTGCAATAAATGCTAGTCAATAAAGTGTTTAGAGGTGACAGAATCTGACCTTGCTCCTGTGTGTCTTAGTTCGTAGTGATAGTTCAATGCAGCCATTGTGGTGTATGCCTTATAGCATTGTTCCACTGGACATTTGTAGATCTGTTTAGAATCTGTCATGTGGAAACCTTCGAGGTGAGCTGCACGGTCCGCtaccaacaaataaataaaataagttaTCAATTTATTGTTCttcttaatggcactggacactattggtgattactcaaaataagtgtaagcataaaaaatcGTTTatggtaacgaacaatggagagctgttgatagtataaaacattgtgagaaacctgaagtaaagtaatttttgagaaagaggtaattttcttCAGAAAGCTTCAATTTATAAATATCTACCCTAAAAGAGCTTTGCGCAAAGCATTATTATATTCTGGCAACCAAACTCAGGCAACCTGATTCGCAGTTGTTGGTTGCCCTTGAGCAACCAGCAAATGTTTTTAATTCCACACCCTGATTATGTAGAacaataataagggaataaaagagtaacAGAGCTTTGCGCAAAGCATTATTATATTCTGGCAACCAAACTCAGGCAACCTTATTCGCAGTTGTTGGTTGCCCTGGAGCAACTAGCAAATGTTTTTAATTCCACACCCTGATTATGTAGAacaataataagggaataaaagagtaagcAACAAGGTTTTAattggccgtttaaaacaggcaggttCGTGGTCGTACGATAAAGGACCGAGTCGAAGTAAAGGACCTTTATCAAACGACCACGACTCtgtaaggttttaaacggacgttaatagaatgagtcactactcttttattcccattcataaatgcccttttgttaaaaagcgtAATATAATACAGATGTAAAAtctgtaaaacaaattttagaaagtttAATACCTGTCACGTTATTGGGCTCATCGGTTTGTGCGTATGCGAGCATGTTAATGGTTTTTATGTTACATTGAGTACCGGCATATTGATTGCGTCATGGTAAATTAACACCATGCGTAAGCTCCCGCatatgtttaaacacttcttaCTGTAtttatatcatccgtttaaacaaccccatgtgatgccctctcgaccaatcagactggataaactgtccgaggtatttatgaatcataAAATTACGCGGTtcttacatgtataataaaGTTTTATCACACAGGGGCATCTCAAAGCTGTTTTCTACAAACTTGCAGAGCTATATGTTTAAAATAGTTTACAACCCATTTATTTAGGAAACACCGTGTAACAGTTTGTGAAGTCTGTATCCAACTATACCAGAAAACAAACTCCCTCTCTGAGCGATAAGTGTACAGTACTGGGTCATTTTACGTGCATTCCACAACACACAGATCCTACAGCTTTACATACCTTCTAAAGGCAATTATTGTTTAAGTGTctagcttaaggacacaagtgtaaagACCACATCTCGAACCCACACGCTATTATTAAaaaatcagaaacaccagagcttgagtccagtgcgcttGATCATCACCCATCCATAGTAGAAATGAGCACATACCTTTTGAGCTAAACGTGACAAGACAGTCATTCTCTGTGCACTGGTATCTCATGTACTCTAGATGATGTTTCTCTGTGTGATTCTCAAGACCTAACTCCATTGAGAAACTCTTCTCACAGAACTTACACTTGATCTGCACCGGACCTTTGGGCAAAGGTTCTGTtataaataagaaaacaaattacattttatGTGATGTTTGAGGCAATGCATGGTGAAGTTTCAATTTGGTATGCAGCAATACCAGTAATATCATGTGTCCAACTTGCTGTgcagattttgttctttgagaacttttttttctgttacatGTAAGTCTACTGCCGCAGAGTTGATTTGTGAATTCGGGAGACTACTAAGTTCTAAAAAGAATTATCCTGTTTATCTACTGACTGGGAAGGTAGGACATTgccttggactactactttcgcTTAGTGGATCAAGATGTCCCCTCGTTCATAATTCAAATTAAGGTTACGTTTATTTGGAGGCATTCAAGACTATATTGTCACTATTGTTTAGTTGAATTTCTATTAGCTAGTTACAACTGAAAATTAAGCAGTTGACCAGCTATTTGCTCCAGGCCTTTGCGAAATTGGATGGTCTTTACGACCTTATGAATTATCTTATTAGACCAGTGAATGTTTAAGTGTTGTAATTGAATAACGAATTTTGACTATTGCATGCTGATCAACAGAGCACTCTTTtccaaacaaaatgaataagcCAATGAATGattggatttttgtttaaaattctgGAGAACCTATGTCAACAAGCATTTTTTACCCACCTTCTTCAGCTGCTCTTCTTCGATGTCTTTCCAAATGAATAGGAGAGCGGAATGGTTTCTTGCAAGAATCACATCGGAACTTCTCTGAAAGAACCTGTCCTCGCTTGTCCAACTGATGAGTCTCTTCCATATGCCATGTGTGTTCAGTTAAGAAACGGAAGGCCATGTCGCAAAGGTTGCACACCAGGTACGTGAGCCCAGGCTGAGTGTGCTGCTCCGTATGCATATCAAACCAGCTCTTGGTTGGGAAGAACTTCCCACATGTCTCACAGGTGAAGGGGTATTTCTCTGGATCAGCTACGGTTGGAATGCACTCGTCTTTCAGCTGTTTGCTCGGTTGGCGATCGTCACTGTCGCTGTAACGACGACGCTTCCTCCGCTTCCGCATACGTTTCTTTCTTTGAATTGGTGGCTGGCCGTCCTTGCGGGGCCGCCCCCGTGGGCGCTTTACTGGGACCGGTAAGACGGATGCGAGGTTGCGGATTTCATGGAGCAGTGGGTTAGGTATGAGTGGCATGTCTTGTTGCTGATCAGCTGTGGATTCCCCTAGGATATTCGCTTCACTTTCCTCTCCAGCGTCACCTTCTATTCCCGCGATGAGTTGGTTTACATCTCTCGCTAGCTGGTCTGCAGTACCATCATCACCCACTTCATCTGCAGCTGCTTCCTCATCTCCTTCAAGGGTCTCCTCCATAGCCTGTccctcctcttcctcctccCCTCCTTCTTCTCCTCCTTCCTCCTCCTCACCTTCCTCTAGATCTCTCTCCATCTCATCATCAGTGTTTTCACTTCCTGTTGTTAAAACACATaatcaaattaataataataacaataataatattaatatagtAGTTTTTTAAATAGCACTTTTCGCACCCGAAAGGCTTCTCAAAGCGCTCCAACCATGCCAACAATTCACCATTACCCCTGGTCAATAGGCCAttaaattcattccttaaaccttTTTAGCTCCCTGgcgagtatacagcctgtgccacAATAATGCGCTACTACACcgtaagctaaatcaatcacaataatcacgtctgccctcacaggtatctATTTACCCCTTGAAGAAGAGAAGCGCTACAttcaagtatcttgctcaaggacacatcCGTGACTTGAACCAACACTTTGTTgaacagaaacactagagcttgagttaGATGTTCTCATCCGCTCAACCATGGCATCCAATGAAAGCACTCAAGGCATCCCATGAAAGAACTCAAGACACCATTTCCTCATCCCTCAATTGGtgaaatacattgtacatacaacCCTAATAAGACTCTTCCTCTATGAGGTACTCAGATGCGGACGAACCGCTTTCAGCTCACTGTAACTTCATTTTTACCCGTAAGAAGCTTCTAATTTCACCTCACCAACACTCAAGGCAAAACGCATTTTTGGCACCGAGGTTTGGgcctcaaacatttttttatttagtccaTCATTTTCATGACATAATCTAATTCTGCTTTAAACCCACATGCTGATCATAAACACCAGAGCAGTTCAGCCTGCTttaccactcagccatgaccaCCAAGCTGTTCTTCGTTTCTTAAACAAGTCCTCCTAAGAAAACAACTGAAGGAACTCTAGCCTTCTTAAAACTCCTCATCATGtcgtgtctacttgccagggtTGTTCAGTTTCACACTCATGATTCAAAAGGCTTGTGAGACAATTGAAAAAGAGTttttaataatagtggcttcataTCCATGCACATATCCATCAATCAatgacgctcaaggcactttaacCCACAGTAGGGTGACGTGACAAAGCGggtaagagcaccaaactcaagctctggtgcttccttttcgcagagtgtgggttcgaatcctggccgcGACACCAGTGTCACTGAGAAAgcattgcttctctccacccaggggtaaatgggtgcctgtgagggcagagatggttcttgtgattgattaagccAAGTAGCGCATTATTTTTTGCACAGTTTGTAtcctccccagggagctgagatggtttaaggaatgaattaaggccaaGTGACcaagggtaataatgttggaagaactttgagacgcccttcggtgAGAAAAGCGCtctataaaaactggttattattattattttcctgcaaggtacatgtatgtgggattacatttgaattattagacctactccttttacatagcaccatgtaattgtttacaaggtgctgtggcgcaatatgctgccaatcaaaccaagtACACCGGgggaaccccttttcttttcaataagtgcactgggttcttttacatgcactacacaatacatgggaccaacagctctacgtcccatccgaaggataaagcatcatggttaagtgtcttgcttaagaacacaggtaacacaactgggactcaaacccacactcttctgatcagaaacaccagagtttgaatccggtgctcttaacggcTAGGCAATGACATGCCATGTGGATACCCGTAGTAAAAGCTCTGAAATGTACCTTCTGAGGAGTCTGTTAGAAGATCCTCTTCCTTCAGGAGTCCGCATGTGCCTCTATGCCTCATAAAAAGGATGGCTGATGTGAAAGACACTCCACATTCAATACAGCGTCTGCTGCGATCACGAGTAGAGGTCCGACGTAATCGCTCCTCCAACTGTCATCATATTTAGAGGATGATCAAGAAGTAATGTTATGAGAtgacgttaaaggcactggacactattggtaattggtaactactcaaaacaaaagtatgaaaacttactttaagggcaatggagagctgttgatagttgaaaacattgtgagaaacggctctctctaaagtaacatagttcttgagaaggaggtaatttctcactaaaataatgacagacttcaggcctgaagccttttaatataggcatctgaaagcacacaaacttgtgcatgAGTGgctcttttctttcattgttctcttgcaacttcgatgacctgatgagccaaaactttcacagatttgttattttatggatatatgatgggatacacctaatactggtctttgacaaataccaaagttgtcaagtgcctttaaatcctTTGTTCAATCTGCTAGTCTTTATTTGGTCAAGGACTTCTCGAAACTAATTTcatcgtcttcaggagagctcctgaagacgagcaaagtatactgttcgaaacgtcgagactaaACCGACTCTTTTTAGAGCTACCACTCCttcaaagagattttactcaagGTTGTACCCCCAAGTTTACTGTTCATATTTATACTTCTTAAAGACAGAAATGATGATAGATGCTAGTAAATTAAGTAAATTTTGACAGTTATGTACAGTACAGGGGTCGAAATAGACTGATTTTCATGGTGGTCAGCAGGGCTAGGCTAGAAATCCAGAATGTTTGTGTAGCTCTGATAGTCAATTTGTTGTAGTCTTTCGtcacatgtgtttttttttttgtccttatGAATGTCTGTCAAAAGTTAAGGAACAAAACCTTCAGAACAGACGaaaattcaaaaacaatttgaaaaagtactAAAAATACAAacctctttctttttttgttctcTCCTTGCCAGGAGTTCCTCTGGAGTGTAGAGAGGTCCTGGTTTCCTGCCTCGTCTCTTGCCTTGAGGAGGAGCGACCACTTCTGTACCCTCTACTCCTGTATCTGACCTCCGACCCATCACAGCATATTCCACACCCTCAGCAACGTCCTTGGTCATCTGctcaatagaaaacaaaaaaaggatcTTGTGGAACTATCCAAAGAGAAATGAAACAGACGGTGAATTGTCTTGATTCAAACTTTGAATCAAGGACAAGACAATTCATATCAAAGCGTTACTCACCAGCAAATCTTCCATGTTATTTCCAGGACTTCCACAGGGTAATTAATGAACAGCTTCTTTATTTATCTAAAAACCCAATCTTTAGACTAACTCTGACTGTATGAGGCCCTCACATCTTAGTGTTGAGACTTTTGAGTAGAGTGTAGTGTACATACAACTACAATAGAACTATAAAAGCAAGTGTATGCCTGAGCACTGTAGTGTAGCAGCAGTTTACACTGATTGCAGAAGGCTTGAATAGGCCTTATTTATAGGAGAAGCTTTTTTGACTGATCCTATATCAAtgtatttcacaaagaattaaggCTTCAGGTTGTTCTTGAGCTCATGGAATGGCTGTCACTTACTGCTTATCCAATATACAACAGCAGCATGTGAGGACTGACCTGAACTTTGTGTGTCATGTCAAGTCAGTACACAAGCAGAGCATGCGTCTGTACACGTGTGTGTGCACACTGCATACTGAAATGAGGCTACTACTATACATCATCATCATGTGAAAAGGCGCCCTAAAACAATGTATTACTCTCCTATATATTACTTAATAATGTAATACTTTTTATTGTATTACTTTTACCAAATCAGTAGGTGTATTACAAAAGAACCTTGACCTATTTCATACAGACAGGAAACAgtcaacaaatgaaaataaatggATCAAACACTAGTTCAACAAAATACCAGTTCAACTATCTTAGTGCCCATTTTAGTGCCTAAAGAGCCTTATTATTATGTTGTTGCATCAGCACTGGATAGGTTATTATACCTTGTCATTCTCATCTAATGAGTAGATCTAAAATGTACAAACTCAGTTTAGTCAATGCTAAACAATTTggattgtttttctttaaaaatgatggACGGGTGGGTTGGTCAAAAGACCTAACTGAGAGCTAAAATTCAAGCCTATGCCAGGACTAACCACCATCAGCCAGCAGGGTTATTTCAATTAGGGATTATTAATATCCCCCATGCCACAATTGGGACATTTCAATGAATGGCGTCTTTGTAAATGtattaagcaaattgtttatcAATTCATGGCGCCTCAAATTGTGACATCAGATGTTTGGGCTAGCAAGAAGAAGTGCTCTCACTTACCTCAAAGTAAAACTTCTTACTGACTTGGACGAGGGTCATGTTACTCTGTTCTTTGTTTGGGGTCTGTCTGATGAAATGCAGCCACTGTGGGATTGTTGCATCAGCACTGGATAGGTTATATACCTTGTCATTCTCATCTAATGGGTAGATCTAAAATGTACAAATTAGAAGACATGGCAGTAATAGAGAAGCATAACCTGAAGGGGCCATTCGCAGAATAGTCAATGCCAAACAAtttggatttgttttctttaaaaatgtgggATGGGTGCGTCCGACAAAAGACCTAACTGAAAGCTAAAATTTAGTTTatattaaaactttttttttataatacaaGTTACCACAAAAGAAGATGAAAAAAAGACCCAGCAGgacaaaattgtaaatttcattcaaaataaaacttcaatttttctttttataccATGAAAGCCATTGAAAACTACTGATTTTGGAGGCATTTGGTCTCAAATATCTGGTTCATTTGAGGCAATATTTCGTTCTTCAATGTATTATAGGTTTGACTATGAAGccatttaatatttaaaaatagaaatttagagttggttggttggttggttggtcaaaacaataaaataaaaactgaatgGCCCctaacttaaaaacaaaattaacacccCCCTACATGCCCTAGCCCAACCCCATTGATTTGCGATGCAAACTGATCAAACGACACCAGTTTGTGTTGGGTTTACCTTCCATGTGCCGAAGGGTACATTGTCATCTTTATCTACCATTCTCAGTCTACCTTTGAATGGGCCATAGCGGT
The DNA window shown above is from Asterias amurensis chromosome 18, ASM3211899v1 and carries:
- the LOC139950457 gene encoding uncharacterized protein isoform X1: MATEDASVTVCTKQALEKGYRYGPFKGRLRMVDKDDNVPFGTWKIYPLDENDKVYNLSSADATIPQWLHFIRQTPNKEQSNMTLVQVSKKFYFEMTKDVAEGVEYAVMGRRSDTGVEGTEVVAPPQGKRRGRKPGPLYTPEELLARREQKKKELEERLRRTSTRDRSRRCIECGVSFTSAILFMRHRGTCGLLKEEDLLTDSSEGSENTDDEMERDLEEGEEEEGGEEGGEEEEEGQAMEETLEGDEEAAADEVGDDGTADQLARDVNQLIAGIEGDAGEESEANILGESTADQQQDMPLIPNPLLHEIRNLASVLPVPVKRPRGRPRKDGQPPIQRKKRMRKRRKRRRYSDSDDRQPSKQLKDECIPTVADPEKYPFTCETCGKFFPTKSWFDMHTEQHTQPGLTYLVCNLCDMAFRFLTEHTWHMEETHQLDKRGQVLSEKFRCDSCKKPFRSPIHLERHRRRAAEEEPLPKGPVQIKCKFCEKSFSMELGLENHTEKHHLEYMRYQCTENDCLVTFSSKADRAAHLEGFHMTDSKQIYKCPVEQCYKAYTTMAALNYHYELRHTGASRPFQCEICGKRWVKIGKLREHLKTHSTEKNELCDICGRAYKSRPELKDHRIEAHTEGGKIKLQCRFCPAQFSRRSSRSYHEKRHKNDFPYVCPKPGCNKRFIAVIDYKRHLIFHTGAKLYRCRFCNNCFTRSDYLKGHEKKHHLRGEKLNPGPSTEETVTIKVPWQMEKGVRIHGQNVVVIIEPDPALADGRLTEEAISALETLHEGEGNQTLMTDSSGQQIITSIAEVPTHTTDILQQAAAEAMQQEDVQEQPMQLLQFAPSNQSTINYVHGNSASAAIQEAVLRAMNAQHQHNGIDTSTTHQILLQTGEGEETTAFLQHALDGETQIMQTTSSEQAALMLQELAANGAQVVFQPSGNSIDNTTTMQATLQGENGETSIVMVNLGPEMVTEVDGATSTITLPMTSEQMTSEVMTSEQMTSEQMTSEVITPEQMTSEIITPEQMTSEVVTSEQMTSDMSEVVTAEQMSSEAITSNDITPEAITTEPLTTEPLTTEPLTTEAEISESIPSIPSESIITTTTDEIITHTTPAAEEMTHDLVESDPTQTYVCEGVVIEQEEEEVNTEAEMQALAKEWQRENIIVEEVNTDEV
- the LOC139950457 gene encoding uncharacterized protein isoform X2, with amino-acid sequence MEDLLMTKDVAEGVEYAVMGRRSDTGVEGTEVVAPPQGKRRGRKPGPLYTPEELLARREQKKKELEERLRRTSTRDRSRRCIECGVSFTSAILFMRHRGTCGLLKEEDLLTDSSEGSENTDDEMERDLEEGEEEEGGEEGGEEEEEGQAMEETLEGDEEAAADEVGDDGTADQLARDVNQLIAGIEGDAGEESEANILGESTADQQQDMPLIPNPLLHEIRNLASVLPVPVKRPRGRPRKDGQPPIQRKKRMRKRRKRRRYSDSDDRQPSKQLKDECIPTVADPEKYPFTCETCGKFFPTKSWFDMHTEQHTQPGLTYLVCNLCDMAFRFLTEHTWHMEETHQLDKRGQVLSEKFRCDSCKKPFRSPIHLERHRRRAAEEEPLPKGPVQIKCKFCEKSFSMELGLENHTEKHHLEYMRYQCTENDCLVTFSSKADRAAHLEGFHMTDSKQIYKCPVEQCYKAYTTMAALNYHYELRHTGASRPFQCEICGKRWVKIGKLREHLKTHSTEKNELCDICGRAYKSRPELKDHRIEAHTEGGKIKLQCRFCPAQFSRRSSRSYHEKRHKNDFPYVCPKPGCNKRFIAVIDYKRHLIFHTGAKLYRCRFCNNCFTRSDYLKGHEKKHHLRGEKLNPGPSTEETVTIKVPWQMEKGVRIHGQNVVVIIEPDPALADGRLTEEAISALETLHEGEGNQTLMTDSSGQQIITSIAEVPTHTTDILQQAAAEAMQQEDVQEQPMQLLQFAPSNQSTINYVHGNSASAAIQEAVLRAMNAQHQHNGIDTSTTHQILLQTGEGEETTAFLQHALDGETQIMQTTSSEQAALMLQELAANGAQVVFQPSGNSIDNTTTMQATLQGENGETSIVMVNLGPEMVTEVDGATSTITLPMTSEQMTSEVMTSEQMTSEQMTSEVITPEQMTSEIITPEQMTSEVVTSEQMTSDMSEVVTAEQMSSEAITSNDITPEAITTEPLTTEPLTTEPLTTEAEISESIPSIPSESIITTTTDEIITHTTPAAEEMTHDLVESDPTQTYVCEGVVIEQEEEEVNTEAEMQALAKEWQRENIIVEEVNTDEV
- the LOC139950457 gene encoding uncharacterized protein isoform X3 produces the protein MTKDVAEGVEYAVMGRRSDTGVEGTEVVAPPQGKRRGRKPGPLYTPEELLARREQKKKELEERLRRTSTRDRSRRCIECGVSFTSAILFMRHRGTCGLLKEEDLLTDSSEGSENTDDEMERDLEEGEEEEGGEEGGEEEEEGQAMEETLEGDEEAAADEVGDDGTADQLARDVNQLIAGIEGDAGEESEANILGESTADQQQDMPLIPNPLLHEIRNLASVLPVPVKRPRGRPRKDGQPPIQRKKRMRKRRKRRRYSDSDDRQPSKQLKDECIPTVADPEKYPFTCETCGKFFPTKSWFDMHTEQHTQPGLTYLVCNLCDMAFRFLTEHTWHMEETHQLDKRGQVLSEKFRCDSCKKPFRSPIHLERHRRRAAEEEPLPKGPVQIKCKFCEKSFSMELGLENHTEKHHLEYMRYQCTENDCLVTFSSKADRAAHLEGFHMTDSKQIYKCPVEQCYKAYTTMAALNYHYELRHTGASRPFQCEICGKRWVKIGKLREHLKTHSTEKNELCDICGRAYKSRPELKDHRIEAHTEGGKIKLQCRFCPAQFSRRSSRSYHEKRHKNDFPYVCPKPGCNKRFIAVIDYKRHLIFHTGAKLYRCRFCNNCFTRSDYLKGHEKKHHLRGEKLNPGPSTEETVTIKVPWQMEKGVRIHGQNVVVIIEPDPALADGRLTEEAISALETLHEGEGNQTLMTDSSGQQIITSIAEVPTHTTDILQQAAAEAMQQEDVQEQPMQLLQFAPSNQSTINYVHGNSASAAIQEAVLRAMNAQHQHNGIDTSTTHQILLQTGEGEETTAFLQHALDGETQIMQTTSSEQAALMLQELAANGAQVVFQPSGNSIDNTTTMQATLQGENGETSIVMVNLGPEMVTEVDGATSTITLPMTSEQMTSEVMTSEQMTSEQMTSEVITPEQMTSEIITPEQMTSEVVTSEQMTSDMSEVVTAEQMSSEAITSNDITPEAITTEPLTTEPLTTEPLTTEAEISESIPSIPSESIITTTTDEIITHTTPAAEEMTHDLVESDPTQTYVCEGVVIEQEEEEVNTEAEMQALAKEWQRENIIVEEVNTDEV